The Lutibacter sp. Hel_I_33_5 genome has a window encoding:
- a CDS encoding chondroitinase-B domain-containing protein, whose amino-acid sequence MYKITLVLFLFSISIIGQTTHNINKPEDLTSLSSTLAAGDTVILADGVYTSDTRIKFSPTTGTAASPITFRSATPGGVMFTGGLRMSIGGDHVIVDGFHWQGGYGASNFIEFRDGYDYANHSKIQNCVINGLEISPDDKVDDGTTSITKHRWIVLYGTYNTVINCSFMNKKSAGALILVELAYNATPDDDVTNTRCSEVGHTITKNYFYKYSKIDSSLSNSGDSETIRVGTSEFQNVNSNTTVSNNYFVEADGENEIITNKSKNNKYINNTFRRSRGSLVLRHGSNATVDGNYFLGENVDGTGGIRITDSDHTITNNYIQDCITVVSQAKWNNGITFIGGGDNASVACTSTSTSNGYQKSNNITLSNNSIVNTNAPLFYNIDKGSNDVTGTVSNNLIYFTSGNNNVTNVITGDTAGSYASIGATLNYSGNVFTGSVLGITNSGFSEETGISATATNEIFTFSGAGSSGKGANLGTYNPTTDDMVGHGIGACFLNNLGNNITDGNCTIQIPETLTIGSLQSLTSNAASYDVSVTANVSWTAKSNDTWITIDKSSGTNNALVSVSVTKNETSNLRTGSVTFTQDAGGDDIVRTLTITQQGADLTSIYSLINTGANNDPVTIHSFSKEEVGGGKTNSAANTLDKDNSTVWAADDGAIISGDNKGDGEYIIYDFGSNHMVNLIQFSTTNKSDSFGFQIWASSTGTNTSDFSKILPTSSELLLTATSTTDFNQYEISNGVNVRYVKLIGFGRFNSAGDTRKSVWSAVGEIEFYGPSSLSIDNSNSINEVLMYPIPAKNVLHIKNLNQKVKEIKLYSIDGKKVLEKKLVSSVQNSSLDVSHIKSGLYIVIIDNGEGLFSKLISISH is encoded by the coding sequence ATGTATAAAATTACGCTAGTATTGTTTTTATTTTCTATTTCTATAATAGGTCAAACAACTCATAATATTAATAAACCTGAAGATCTTACCAGTTTATCTTCTACGCTAGCTGCTGGGGATACAGTGATTTTGGCTGATGGAGTTTATACTTCAGATACAAGAATTAAATTTTCTCCAACTACTGGTACAGCAGCCTCACCAATAACATTTAGATCGGCAACACCTGGAGGTGTTATGTTTACCGGAGGTCTAAGAATGAGTATTGGAGGTGATCATGTAATTGTTGATGGTTTTCATTGGCAAGGAGGTTATGGGGCGAGTAATTTTATTGAGTTTAGAGATGGTTATGATTATGCTAATCATAGTAAAATCCAGAACTGTGTAATTAATGGTTTAGAAATAAGTCCTGATGACAAAGTTGATGATGGAACTACTTCTATTACTAAACATAGATGGATTGTTTTATATGGTACTTACAACACGGTAATTAATTGTTCTTTTATGAATAAAAAAAGTGCAGGAGCATTAATCCTTGTTGAGTTAGCGTATAACGCAACTCCAGATGATGATGTAACAAATACTCGTTGTAGTGAAGTGGGGCATACAATAACTAAAAACTATTTTTATAAATATTCAAAAATTGATTCATCTTTAAGTAATTCTGGAGATAGTGAAACAATTCGAGTGGGAACAAGTGAGTTTCAGAATGTAAATAGTAACACAACTGTAAGTAATAATTATTTTGTAGAAGCTGATGGTGAAAATGAAATTATCACCAATAAAAGTAAAAACAATAAATACATAAATAACACTTTTAGAAGAAGTAGAGGTTCTTTAGTGTTAAGACACGGGTCTAATGCAACTGTTGATGGTAATTATTTTTTAGGTGAAAATGTTGATGGTACTGGAGGAATTAGAATAACAGATAGTGACCATACAATTACAAATAATTACATTCAAGATTGTATTACGGTAGTAAGTCAAGCAAAATGGAATAATGGAATCACATTTATAGGAGGAGGAGATAATGCTTCAGTTGCATGTACATCAACAAGTACATCTAATGGATATCAAAAATCAAATAACATAACACTTTCAAATAATTCAATTGTAAATACAAATGCACCTTTATTTTATAATATAGATAAAGGTTCTAATGATGTAACTGGAACTGTTTCAAATAATTTAATTTATTTTACTTCTGGGAATAATAATGTTACAAATGTTATAACTGGAGATACAGCTGGTTCTTATGCTAGTATTGGGGCAACATTAAATTATTCAGGAAATGTATTTACTGGTAGTGTTTTAGGAATAACTAATTCAGGTTTTTCTGAAGAAACTGGTATTTCTGCCACTGCTACTAATGAAATATTCACATTCTCAGGTGCGGGTTCATCAGGAAAAGGAGCAAATTTAGGAACTTACAATCCTACAACTGATGATATGGTTGGGCATGGGATTGGAGCATGCTTTTTAAATAATTTAGGTAATAATATTACAGACGGCAACTGTACAATTCAGATTCCAGAAACATTAACTATTGGTAGTTTGCAATCATTAACATCAAATGCTGCAAGTTATGATGTCTCTGTTACTGCAAATGTAAGTTGGACAGCTAAATCAAATGATACTTGGATAACAATTGATAAAAGTTCTGGAACTAATAACGCTTTAGTTTCAGTTTCTGTCACAAAAAATGAAACCTCAAATTTAAGAACAGGTTCAGTAACTTTTACACAAGATGCAGGAGGTGATGATATAGTTAGAACACTAACCATAACGCAACAGGGAGCAGATTTAACAAGCATTTACAGTTTAATCAATACAGGAGCAAATAATGACCCTGTAACTATTCATTCTTTTTCCAAAGAAGAAGTAGGTGGTGGTAAAACTAATTCTGCTGCAAATACTTTAGATAAAGATAATTCAACCGTTTGGGCTGCAGATGATGGCGCTATTATTTCAGGAGATAACAAAGGTGATGGAGAATATATTATTTATGATTTTGGGAGTAATCATATGGTTAATTTAATACAATTTAGTACTACCAATAAGTCAGATTCTTTTGGATTTCAAATTTGGGCTTCTTCAACAGGAACAAATACTTCTGATTTCTCAAAAATTCTCCCTACTTCATCAGAATTATTATTAACTGCAACAAGTACAACAGATTTTAATCAATACGAAATAAGCAATGGTGTAAACGTTCGATATGTAAAATTAATTGGTTTTGGTAGATTTAACAGTGCTGGAGATACAAGAAAAAGTGTTTGGAGCGCAGTAGGTGAAATAGAGTTTTATGGGCCTTCAAGTTTATCAATTGATAATTCAAATTCAATCAATGAAGTGTTGATGTACCCAATTCCAGCAAAAAATGTACTTCATATTAAAAACTTAAATCAAAAAGTAAAAGAAATCAAATTATATTCTATTGATGGGAAAAAAGTTTTAGAGAAAAAATTAGTGTCTTCAGTCCAAAATTCAAGTTTAGATGTTTCTCATATAAAAAGCGGTTTATATATTGTTATTATTGATAATGGAGAAGGTTTATTCTCGAAACTTATCTCAATATCACATTGA
- a CDS encoding polysaccharide lyase family 7 protein, translating to MNTINIKSVVLILGVSLVFFNCKETSKKQNKKEIQKTVYASDVIPFFDNFKLILGDGSNVGKPINFENKDFFYIAKSDNEDWVVFKAPNAGSTHGTSNNTRTELGQTKKWYPKTANDKMTATLKVMNVSATGDARVAASHSVVVGQIHSADGHENEPLKIFYKKFPGHTKGSVFWHYEINTAGDDNSGRWDFSTAVWGDDFSVVGDSVNTYPKEPKDGIELGEEFSYEIEVKDGIMNLKFTRKGHPTKTFTKNLIETEYATKADMPEQTQKLFVPIGQDGVERKNAYAGEGCFFKLGSYNQTNGKSPEINKNWCSGAETHGGDVKMQYEDGNYAEVWFKKGSISVSEKAVSNEGYFNKNDKVK from the coding sequence ATGAATACAATAAATATTAAATCAGTAGTATTGATTTTAGGCGTTTCTCTAGTGTTTTTCAATTGTAAAGAAACTTCAAAAAAACAGAATAAAAAAGAAATACAAAAAACGGTGTATGCAAGTGATGTTATTCCTTTTTTCGATAACTTTAAATTGATTTTAGGTGATGGTTCTAATGTTGGAAAACCAATTAATTTTGAAAATAAAGACTTCTTCTATATTGCAAAAAGCGATAATGAAGATTGGGTTGTTTTTAAAGCACCAAATGCAGGAAGTACGCATGGAACTTCCAATAATACAAGAACAGAATTAGGACAAACAAAAAAGTGGTATCCTAAAACTGCGAATGATAAAATGACAGCGACACTTAAAGTGATGAATGTTTCTGCAACTGGAGATGCACGCGTTGCAGCTTCTCATTCTGTGGTAGTTGGTCAAATTCATAGTGCAGATGGACATGAAAATGAACCCCTAAAAATATTTTACAAAAAGTTTCCTGGTCATACAAAAGGTTCTGTTTTTTGGCATTATGAAATTAATACAGCAGGAGATGATAATTCTGGACGATGGGATTTTTCTACAGCAGTTTGGGGTGATGATTTTTCAGTTGTAGGTGATTCTGTAAATACCTATCCAAAAGAGCCAAAAGATGGAATAGAATTAGGAGAAGAATTTAGTTATGAAATTGAAGTGAAGGATGGAATTATGAATTTAAAATTCACCAGAAAGGGACATCCAACTAAAACATTTACAAAAAACCTAATTGAAACTGAATATGCAACAAAAGCAGATATGCCAGAGCAAACACAAAAATTATTTGTACCAATTGGTCAAGATGGTGTAGAACGTAAAAATGCGTATGCAGGAGAAGGTTGTTTTTTTAAGTTAGGTTCTTACAATCAAACAAATGGAAAATCTCCGGAAATAAATAAAAACTGGTGTTCTGGTGCAGAAACACATGGAGGAGATGTCAAAATGCAATATGAAGATGGAAATTATGCTGAAGTGTGGTTTAAAAAAGGTAGCATTTCTGTTAGTGAAAAAGCAGTATCAAATGAAGGCTATTTTAATAAAAACGATAAAGTAAAATAA
- a CDS encoding T9SS type A sorting domain-containing protein: MKKTLLFIALIATTSFFAQTELVKNGTCDDHGTGSDTSNTGDNADAWDMTPNSTLNGDITSPYRYDADDNPTGWRNDDLETYLETTYASGGSVNEQPGSTSDGTYNDTEKTRGVKLYGVTRRLYQRVVVEAGAEYTFTIQSRSSDSGTPSEVFMLNEAITTEVGLVVDGVSDSRVDYFHEIKNDMNSSSGSVGNNTFTTTTFDFTASTTDVIIYVRSLSSTSDKQVYFDNISLVKKVTASVKDVFGANFGMYPNPTKTNFSFSSKASVDSVEIFNVIGKSVSKVSAIKNNRINVSNLKSGIYFVKFNSGKSSITKKLVKQ; encoded by the coding sequence ATGAAAAAAACATTACTTTTTATTGCTTTAATAGCAACTACATCATTTTTTGCTCAAACCGAACTTGTTAAAAACGGTACTTGTGACGATCACGGAACAGGATCAGATACATCAAATACTGGTGATAATGCCGATGCTTGGGATATGACTCCTAATAGCACATTAAATGGTGATATAACTAGTCCTTATAGGTATGATGCAGATGATAATCCAACTGGGTGGAGAAATGATGATTTAGAAACATATCTTGAAACTACATATGCTAGTGGAGGATCTGTAAACGAACAACCAGGATCTACAAGTGATGGAACCTATAATGATACTGAAAAAACAAGAGGTGTTAAGTTATATGGCGTAACTCGTCGTCTATATCAAAGAGTAGTAGTTGAAGCAGGAGCTGAGTATACTTTTACTATTCAGTCTCGTTCTAGTGATTCAGGTACCCCTTCTGAGGTGTTTATGTTAAATGAAGCTATAACTACTGAAGTTGGTCTTGTTGTTGATGGAGTTTCTGATTCTAGAGTTGATTATTTTCATGAGATTAAAAATGATATGAATTCTAGCAGTGGTTCAGTAGGAAATAATACATTTACTACAACGACTTTTGACTTTACAGCTTCAACAACTGATGTTATAATTTATGTGAGATCATTAAGTTCTACTAGTGATAAACAAGTGTATTTCGACAATATAAGTCTTGTTAAGAAGGTCACTGCTTCTGTAAAAGATGTTTTTGGAGCAAACTTTGGTATGTATCCAAACCCAACAAAAACTAATTTTAGTTTTTCTTCTAAAGCAAGTGTAGATTCTGTAGAGATTTTTAATGTAATTGGAAAAAGTGTTTCTAAAGTAAGCGCAATTAAAAATAATAGAATTAACGTTTCTAATCTTAAAAGTGGAATCTATTTTGTTAAATTTAACAGTGGTAAATCTAGTATTACTAAGAAATTAGTTAAACAATAA
- a CDS encoding SDR family NAD(P)-dependent oxidoreductase → MMSINKLEGKNVLITAGAQGIGESITKHFIDSGANVAIHYFSSADTANKLVEYATNKDQKAVAISGDLTKEIDANKLVEKTMESLGSLDILINNAGSLVARNLLNDIKTDFWYKVMDINLTSMMFVTRAATPYLSKNENSSVVNLASLAGRKGGHPGSLAYATSKGAILTYTRALATELGSQGVRVNAVAPGLILGTSFHNTHTTKESADKTISGIPIQKAGNAADVARAVLYLASEYDGFITGATLDINGGVYNM, encoded by the coding sequence ATGATGTCAATTAATAAATTAGAAGGTAAAAACGTACTTATAACTGCTGGAGCACAGGGAATTGGAGAGTCAATTACAAAGCATTTTATTGATAGTGGAGCTAATGTTGCAATTCATTATTTTTCAAGTGCAGATACTGCAAACAAATTAGTAGAATACGCAACTAACAAAGATCAAAAAGCTGTTGCTATTAGTGGAGATTTAACAAAAGAAATTGATGCAAATAAATTGGTTGAAAAAACTATGGAGAGTTTAGGTAGTTTAGATATATTAATCAATAATGCTGGTTCTCTTGTTGCACGTAATCTTTTAAATGATATTAAAACTGATTTTTGGTATAAAGTAATGGATATCAATCTTACTTCTATGATGTTTGTAACAAGAGCAGCTACACCATATTTATCAAAAAATGAGAATAGTAGTGTTGTTAATTTAGCATCGCTTGCGGGTAGAAAAGGAGGTCATCCAGGTTCGTTAGCATACGCTACAAGTAAAGGGGCTATTTTAACGTATACAAGAGCACTAGCAACAGAATTAGGATCTCAAGGAGTTCGTGTAAATGCTGTAGCACCAGGGTTAATATTAGGAACATCGTTTCATAATACACACACTACAAAAGAATCTGCAGATAAAACCATTTCTGGAATTCCAATACAAAAAGCAGGTAATGCAGCTGATGTTGCAAGAGCTGTTTTATATCTAGCTTCAGAATATGATGGATTTATTACGGGAGCTACCCTAGATATTAATGGAGGCGTTTATAATATGTAG